A window of Pseudodesulfovibrio hydrargyri contains these coding sequences:
- a CDS encoding DegT/DnrJ/EryC1/StrS family aminotransferase, with product MSIPFIDLKTQYRLIENQIKANIEGVLEHGAYVMGPEIRELEATLADYAGVSHAVSCSSGTDALLMSLMALGVGPGDAIFTTPFTFIATAEVVALLGATPVFVDIDPVTFNLDPDDLRRKIRYVRENRKDLTARGVIAVDIFGQPADYDAIEPLAHNSGLFLVVDAAQSFGAVYKGRQVCSLGDLACTSFFPAKPLGCYGDGGMVFVNNEELHQLLVSIRVHGMSVTDKYDNDRLGLTARMDSMQAAVLLAKFGLFPGEIEKRQEVTARYAELLSEVDGLTPPSVPEGNVSVWAQYCVLARDTEQRTEVMGRLAEASIPSGIYYPKPLHLQKAFADLGYVMGDFPVSEDAASRIFALPMHPYLTAEDQETIVKVIKG from the coding sequence ATGAGTATACCCTTTATCGACCTCAAAACGCAGTACAGGCTGATCGAAAACCAGATCAAGGCGAATATCGAAGGCGTCCTGGAACACGGCGCCTACGTCATGGGCCCGGAGATCCGCGAGCTCGAGGCCACGCTGGCCGACTACGCAGGCGTGTCCCATGCCGTGAGCTGCTCGTCGGGCACCGACGCCCTGCTCATGTCCCTCATGGCCCTGGGCGTGGGCCCGGGCGACGCCATCTTCACCACGCCGTTCACCTTCATCGCCACCGCCGAGGTGGTCGCCCTGCTCGGAGCGACCCCGGTCTTCGTGGACATCGACCCCGTGACCTTCAACCTCGACCCCGACGACCTGCGGCGCAAGATCCGTTACGTCCGGGAGAACCGCAAGGATCTGACCGCGCGCGGCGTCATCGCCGTGGATATCTTCGGCCAGCCCGCCGACTACGACGCCATCGAGCCCCTGGCCCACAACTCCGGCCTGTTTCTCGTGGTGGACGCGGCCCAGTCCTTCGGGGCCGTCTACAAGGGCAGGCAGGTGTGTTCCCTGGGCGATCTGGCCTGTACCTCGTTCTTCCCGGCCAAGCCGCTGGGCTGCTACGGCGACGGCGGCATGGTCTTCGTCAACAACGAGGAACTGCACCAGCTTCTGGTCTCCATCCGGGTGCACGGCATGAGCGTCACGGACAAGTACGACAACGACCGCCTGGGGTTGACCGCGCGCATGGACTCCATGCAGGCCGCCGTGCTCCTGGCCAAGTTCGGCCTCTTCCCCGGCGAGATCGAGAAGCGCCAGGAAGTGACCGCACGCTACGCCGAACTCCTGTCCGAGGTGGACGGGCTGACCCCGCCGTCCGTGCCCGAGGGCAATGTCTCGGTCTGGGCGCAGTACTGCGTGCTGGCCCGGGACACCGAGCAGCGCACCGAGGTCATGGGACGGCTGGCCGAGGCGTCCATTCCGTCGGGCATCTACTATCCCAAGCCGCTGCACCTGCAGAAGGCGTTCGCCGATCTGGGCTACGTCATGGGCGACTTCCCGGTGTCCGAAGACGCCGCCTCGCGCATCTTCGCCCTGCCCATGCATCCCTACCTGACCGCCGAGGATCAGGAAACGATCGTCAAGGTCATCAAGGGGTAG
- a CDS encoding metal ABC transporter solute-binding protein, Zn/Mn family, with translation MTVFNLMKRALFVVLGLLVAWAGPALADGKVRAFVSILPQKYFVERIGGDLVDVGVLVLPGANPHMYEPSPRQMTALTKAQVYFAIGVNLEDVWLPRLADANRAMLVVRTQEGVDKIPMAEHHHDEGAEHEAAHEEHGDEGHGILDPHIWLDPVRGKTIARNTCAGLVTADPAHKAAYEANLAAFLKELDRLDASIAQRLAALPDDKRSFMVFHPSWGYFARRYGLTQVAIEAGGSEPSPRHLAEIIDHGRELGVSVVFVQPQFSRRSADVIASELDARVVPLDPLAEDWKDNLLHAADAFGQALR, from the coding sequence ATGACAGTATTCAATCTGATGAAAAGGGCGCTATTCGTGGTGCTCGGGCTGCTGGTGGCCTGGGCCGGGCCCGCCCTGGCGGACGGCAAGGTGCGGGCGTTCGTGTCCATCCTGCCGCAGAAATATTTCGTGGAGCGCATCGGCGGCGACCTGGTGGATGTGGGCGTCCTGGTCCTGCCCGGGGCCAACCCGCACATGTACGAGCCCTCGCCGAGGCAGATGACCGCCCTGACCAAGGCACAGGTCTATTTCGCCATCGGCGTCAACCTGGAGGACGTCTGGCTGCCCAGGCTGGCCGACGCCAACCGCGCCATGCTCGTGGTCCGGACCCAGGAGGGCGTGGACAAGATCCCCATGGCCGAACACCATCACGACGAGGGGGCCGAACACGAGGCCGCGCATGAGGAGCACGGGGACGAGGGACACGGCATCCTCGACCCGCACATCTGGCTCGACCCGGTGCGGGGCAAGACCATTGCCCGGAACACCTGCGCCGGGCTGGTCACGGCCGATCCCGCGCACAAGGCCGCGTATGAGGCCAACCTAGCCGCGTTCCTCAAGGAACTGGATCGGTTGGACGCGTCCATCGCCCAGCGCCTGGCCGCCTTGCCTGACGACAAGCGGTCCTTCATGGTCTTCCATCCGTCCTGGGGTTATTTCGCTAGGCGCTACGGGCTGACCCAGGTGGCCATCGAGGCGGGCGGCAGCGAGCCGAGTCCCCGGCACCTGGCCGAGATCATCGATCACGGCCGGGAGCTGGGCGTGAGCGTGGTCTTTGTCCAGCCCCAGTTCTCCCGGCGCAGCGCCGACGTCATCGCCTCGGAACTCGACGCCAGGGTCGTGCCCCTCGACCCCCTGGCCGAGGACTGGAAGGACAACCTGCTGCACGCGGCCGACGCCTTTGGCCAGGCCCTGCGCTGA
- a CDS encoding MFS transporter: MSTNLEQVVNKTRLRLIPFMLMLYILAFLDRANIGFAKASYQLDTGLGDGAFALGAGIFFVAYAFLGVPANLLMRKFGARAWIGGTTLVWGVLSASMGYADSEWKFLLVRSLLGAAEAGFFPGMIYLTSQWFPQRSRAGIMGLFYMGAPLALTLGSPLSGALLEMHGFLGHPGWYWMFVIEGALALIAGFATFLYLDNTPEEARFLAPEERRLLAETLKAEESTKATSKISDAIKRWPVWHLAIIYMIIQISVYGLVFYLPTQVGALMGTTVGFKVSLVAAIPWVAALFGTYYIPRYSDRTGERRITAAMTLLAAGLGLGVSAFASPGVAIVALCFAAAGFIAVQPVFWTMPTGILSGAALAAGIGFTNMFGAFGGFLAPNIKAQADIFFGNHMAGLITLAIITVCGSAAILALRTKKAPQPVPSES, translated from the coding sequence ATGTCAACAAACTTGGAGCAGGTTGTCAATAAAACCCGCCTGCGCCTCATTCCCTTCATGTTGATGCTCTATATCCTGGCCTTCCTCGACCGGGCGAACATCGGCTTCGCCAAGGCGTCCTACCAACTGGACACCGGGTTGGGCGACGGGGCCTTCGCCCTGGGCGCCGGGATATTCTTCGTGGCCTACGCCTTCCTGGGCGTACCCGCCAACCTGCTCATGCGCAAGTTCGGGGCCCGCGCCTGGATCGGCGGCACGACCCTCGTCTGGGGCGTCCTGTCCGCCTCCATGGGCTACGCCGACTCCGAGTGGAAATTCCTGCTCGTGCGCAGCCTGCTCGGCGCGGCCGAGGCGGGCTTCTTCCCGGGCATGATCTACCTGACTTCCCAGTGGTTCCCCCAGCGCAGCCGCGCGGGCATCATGGGGCTGTTCTACATGGGCGCGCCCCTGGCCCTGACCCTGGGCTCGCCCCTGTCCGGCGCGCTGCTCGAGATGCACGGCTTCCTGGGCCATCCGGGCTGGTACTGGATGTTCGTCATCGAGGGGGCACTCGCCCTGATCGCCGGTTTCGCGACCTTCCTGTACCTGGACAACACTCCGGAGGAGGCCCGTTTCCTCGCTCCCGAGGAGCGTCGGCTGCTGGCCGAGACGCTCAAGGCGGAGGAGAGCACCAAGGCGACCTCGAAGATCAGCGACGCCATCAAGCGCTGGCCCGTGTGGCACCTGGCCATCATCTACATGATCATCCAGATCAGCGTGTACGGCCTGGTCTTCTACCTGCCCACCCAGGTGGGTGCGCTCATGGGCACCACGGTCGGCTTCAAGGTCTCGCTCGTGGCCGCCATCCCGTGGGTGGCCGCGCTGTTCGGCACCTACTACATCCCCCGGTACTCGGACCGCACCGGCGAGCGGCGGATCACCGCGGCCATGACCCTGCTCGCGGCCGGTCTCGGACTGGGCGTCTCGGCCTTCGCCTCTCCGGGCGTGGCCATCGTGGCCCTGTGCTTCGCGGCCGCCGGGTTCATCGCCGTGCAGCCCGTCTTCTGGACCATGCCCACCGGCATCCTGTCCGGCGCGGCCCTGGCCGCGGGCATCGGCTTCACCAACATGTTCGGCGCGTTCGGCGGCTTTCTGGCCCCGAACATCAAGGCCCAGGCAGACATCTTCTTCGGCAACCACATGGCCGGTCTGATCACGCTCGCGATCATCACCGTGTGCGGTTCCGCGGCCATCCTGGCCCTGCGCACGAAGAAGGCTCCCCAACCCGTGCCCAGCGAGAGCTGA
- a CDS encoding peptidylprolyl isomerase has protein sequence MIKMETSMGDIVIELDFDKAPKSAANFQQYVEEGFYDGLIFHRVISNFMIQGGGMDPDMKEKATRAPIENEANNGLTNDKYTLAMARTMDPHSASSQFFINVKDNGFLNFSSETPQGWGYAVFGKVVEGQDTVDKIKDVDTGRHGYHDDVPLEPVVINKATVVE, from the coding sequence ATGATCAAGATGGAAACCAGCATGGGCGACATCGTCATCGAACTCGATTTCGACAAGGCCCCCAAGAGCGCGGCCAACTTCCAGCAGTATGTGGAAGAGGGCTTCTATGACGGCCTGATCTTCCACCGTGTGATCTCCAACTTCATGATCCAGGGCGGCGGCATGGACCCGGACATGAAGGAAAAGGCGACCCGCGCGCCCATCGAGAACGAGGCCAACAACGGCCTGACCAACGACAAGTACACCCTGGCCATGGCCCGGACCATGGACCCGCATTCCGCCTCGTCCCAGTTCTTCATCAACGTCAAGGACAACGGCTTCCTGAACTTCTCCTCCGAGACCCCCCAGGGCTGGGGCTACGCCGTGTTCGGGAAGGTCGTGGAGGGCCAGGACACCGTGGACAAGATCAAGGACGTGGACACCGGCCGTCACGGCTATCACGACGACGTCCCGCTTGAGCCGGTGGTCATCAACAAGGCTACCGTGGTCGAATAG
- a CDS encoding GlcG/HbpS family heme-binding protein codes for MRKIVLSTMLALAVALFALPALAEGPVKTMPGDITLVQARVVLDAALKKAVETKVPVNIAVVDAGGNLKAFYRQEDAFLGSIDISIKKAVTARYFNMSTRTLGAASVPGQPLYGIEASNDGLILFAGGVLLVDKNNVIVGAIGVSGGSVDEDEVIAKAGAAALLK; via the coding sequence ATGCGAAAAATCGTGCTTTCCACCATGCTTGCCCTGGCCGTCGCGCTCTTTGCCCTGCCCGCCCTCGCCGAGGGTCCGGTCAAGACCATGCCCGGCGACATCACCCTGGTCCAGGCCCGTGTCGTCCTCGACGCAGCCCTGAAAAAGGCCGTTGAGACCAAGGTGCCCGTGAACATCGCCGTGGTCGACGCCGGCGGCAACCTCAAGGCCTTCTACCGCCAGGAAGACGCCTTCCTCGGCAGCATCGACATTTCCATCAAGAAGGCCGTCACGGCCCGCTACTTCAACATGTCCACCCGCACCCTGGGCGCCGCGTCCGTGCCGGGCCAGCCCCTGTACGGCATCGAGGCCAGCAACGACGGCCTGATCCTGTTTGCGGGCGGCGTGCTGCTCGTGGACAAGAACAACGTCATCGTCGGCGCCATCGGCGTGTCCGGCGGTTCCGTGGACGAGGACGAGGTCATTGCCAAGGCGGGTGCGGCCGCCCTGCTCAAGTAG
- the dsrB gene encoding dissimilatory-type sulfite reductase subunit beta, producing MAFISSGYNPDKPMEGRVSDIGPRHFGEYLPPVIKENFGKWDYHEIIEPGILLHVALSGDKTYTVRAGTARLMSVTHIREICDIADKFSGGYVRFTTRNNLEFQVETEEAAKELKAFLNDQKFPGGAYKFPVGGTGAGVTNIVHTQGWVHCHTPATDASGTVKATMDVVFDDFTDMKLPAPVRISMACCLNMCGAVHCSDIAILGIHRKPPLIDHKFLDNLCEIPLAVAACPTGAVRPSKVELDGETYKTVAIKEERCMFCGNCYTMCPSLPLSDGEGDGIAIMVGGKISNRITKPAFSKVVVPFVPNEPPRWPTLTKTIKKILDTYAKDANKYERLGDWANRIGWERFFEKCDLPFSEHLIDDFRDPAYYTWRQTTQFKW from the coding sequence ATGGCTTTTATTTCTTCTGGGTACAATCCCGACAAACCGATGGAAGGTCGGGTTTCCGACATCGGACCCCGTCACTTCGGCGAGTATCTGCCCCCGGTTATCAAAGAAAACTTTGGTAAGTGGGACTACCACGAGATCATCGAGCCCGGCATCCTGCTGCACGTGGCCCTGTCCGGCGACAAGACCTACACCGTCCGCGCCGGTACCGCCCGTCTGATGTCCGTCACTCATATTCGTGAAATCTGCGACATCGCCGACAAGTTCTCCGGCGGCTACGTCCGTTTCACCACCCGCAACAACCTCGAGTTCCAGGTCGAGACCGAAGAGGCCGCCAAGGAACTGAAGGCCTTCCTGAACGACCAGAAGTTCCCCGGCGGAGCCTACAAGTTCCCGGTCGGCGGCACCGGCGCCGGTGTGACGAACATCGTCCACACCCAGGGCTGGGTCCACTGCCACACCCCGGCCACCGACGCTTCCGGTACCGTCAAGGCCACCATGGACGTCGTCTTCGACGACTTCACCGACATGAAGCTGCCCGCTCCGGTGCGCATCTCCATGGCCTGCTGCCTGAACATGTGCGGCGCGGTGCACTGCTCCGATATCGCCATTCTCGGCATTCACCGCAAACCGCCCCTCATCGACCACAAGTTCCTCGACAACCTGTGCGAGATTCCCCTGGCCGTGGCCGCCTGCCCCACCGGCGCAGTCCGTCCGTCCAAGGTCGAGCTCGACGGCGAGACCTACAAGACCGTCGCCATTAAGGAAGAGCGCTGCATGTTCTGCGGCAACTGCTACACCATGTGCCCGTCCCTGCCCCTGTCCGACGGCGAGGGCGACGGTATCGCCATCATGGTCGGCGGCAAGATCTCCAACCGCATCACCAAGCCCGCCTTCTCCAAGGTCGTGGTTCCCTTCGTGCCCAACGAGCCGCCTCGCTGGCCCACGCTGACCAAGACCATCAAGAAGATCCTCGACACCTACGCCAAGGACGCCAACAAGTACGAGCGTCTGGGCGACTGGGCGAACCGCATCGGTTGGGAGCGTTTCTTCGAGAAATGCGACCTGCCCTTCAGCGAGCACCTGATCGATGACTTCCGTGATCCGGCGTACTACACCTGGCGCCAGACCACGCAGTTCAAGTGGTAA
- the dsrA gene encoding dissimilatory-type sulfite reductase subunit alpha, with protein sequence MAKHKTPLLDQLESGPWPSFVSDIKQEADARAKNEQGLDYQIPVDCPDDLLGVLEMSYTDGETHWKHGGIVGVFGYGGGVIGRYCDQPQMFPGVAHFHTVRVAQPNGKWYNTELLRNLVKIWDLRGSGLTNMHGATGDIVFLGTTTPQLEEIFWELTHDLEIDLGGSGSNLRTPATCLGMSRCEYACYDSQELCYNLTQEYQDELHRPAFPYKFKFKFDGCPNGCVAAIARSDLSFIGTWKDEIKINQEVVAAYVGGEIAPNAGAHAGRDWGAFDIQKEVVDLCPSKCISYDGKLTIDNKECVRCMHCINTMPRALKIGDERGCSILCGAKAPILDGPQMGSLLVPFIEVNKDDDYQAIKDIVENIWDWWMEEGKNRERIGETMKRLGMAALIDAAGVPVDARQVQEPRHNPYIFWKAEDVEGGWERDINDFRKRHQR encoded by the coding sequence ATGGCGAAACACAAAACTCCTCTGTTGGATCAGCTGGAAAGCGGCCCGTGGCCCAGCTTCGTATCCGACATTAAACAGGAGGCTGACGCTCGAGCCAAGAACGAGCAGGGCCTGGATTACCAGATCCCCGTCGATTGTCCCGATGATTTGCTGGGTGTTCTCGAAATGTCGTACACCGACGGTGAAACCCACTGGAAACACGGCGGCATCGTCGGCGTTTTCGGTTACGGCGGCGGCGTCATCGGCCGTTACTGTGACCAGCCCCAGATGTTCCCCGGCGTCGCTCACTTCCACACTGTCCGCGTGGCCCAGCCCAACGGCAAGTGGTACAACACCGAGCTGCTGCGCAACCTGGTCAAGATCTGGGACCTTCGCGGTTCCGGCCTGACCAACATGCACGGCGCCACCGGCGACATCGTGTTCCTGGGCACCACCACCCCGCAGCTCGAGGAAATCTTCTGGGAACTGACCCACGACCTCGAGATCGACCTCGGCGGCTCCGGCTCCAACCTGCGCACCCCGGCCACCTGCCTCGGCATGTCCCGCTGTGAGTACGCCTGTTACGACTCTCAGGAGCTGTGCTACAACCTGACCCAGGAATACCAGGACGAGCTCCACCGCCCGGCGTTCCCCTACAAGTTCAAGTTCAAGTTCGACGGTTGCCCCAACGGTTGCGTTGCCGCCATCGCTCGTTCCGACCTCTCCTTCATCGGCACCTGGAAAGATGAGATCAAGATCAACCAGGAAGTCGTCGCCGCCTACGTCGGCGGTGAGATCGCTCCCAACGCCGGCGCCCACGCGGGCCGCGACTGGGGCGCGTTCGACATCCAGAAGGAAGTCGTTGACCTGTGCCCGTCCAAGTGCATCTCCTACGATGGCAAGCTGACCATCGACAACAAGGAATGCGTCCGCTGCATGCACTGCATCAACACCATGCCCCGCGCCCTGAAGATCGGCGACGAACGCGGCTGTTCGATCCTGTGCGGCGCCAAGGCCCCGATCCTCGACGGCCCGCAGATGGGCTCCCTGCTCGTGCCTTTCATCGAAGTCAACAAGGACGACGATTACCAGGCCATCAAGGACATCGTCGAAAACATCTGGGATTGGTGGATGGAAGAAGGCAAGAACCGCGAGCGCATCGGTGAGACCATGAAGCGTCTGGGCATGGCCGCCCTGATCGACGCCGCCGGTGTCCCGGTCGATGCCCGCCAGGTCCAGGAGCCTCGCCACAACCCCTACATCTTCTGGAAAGCCGAAGATGTCGAAGGTGGTTGGGAACGCGATATCAACGATTTCCGCAAGCGCCACCAGCGCTAA
- a CDS encoding dissimilatory sulfite reductase D family protein, with the protein MALDPEAGKAEILKFCEEKSASKTKFYFNDFTKLFPDEKSRAVKKLLTELVQEEKMVFWSSGSTTMYGLAGVGKQAHSEGED; encoded by the coding sequence ATGGCACTCGATCCCGAAGCCGGAAAGGCTGAAATCCTTAAGTTCTGCGAAGAGAAGTCCGCGTCGAAGACCAAGTTCTACTTCAACGACTTCACCAAACTCTTCCCGGATGAGAAGAGCCGCGCTGTCAAAAAACTCCTGACCGAACTGGTTCAGGAAGAAAAAATGGTGTTCTGGTCCTCCGGGTCCACCACCATGTACGGCCTGGCCGGTGTCGGCAAGCAGGCCCACTCCGAGGGCGAAGATTAA
- a CDS encoding YkgJ family cysteine cluster protein — MQIPNTNGPHCRCCGKCCREGGPALHAQDLPLVQDGTIPLADIVTLRVGEWVFDQPRQEIVPLTAEMLKIKGRDSTWTCLYLSPESNLCSVYEARPAECEALFCEDTGPLLAMYGEDRLSRADLLPEGHPLLELMAEHDRRCPPPRMEDLAKAAREGDREAGEALKEMVVYDMEMRRLVPQKTGMPAELNEFLFGRPLRVLLGAMNIKVYDTGDTVRFNFQA, encoded by the coding sequence TTGCAAATTCCAAACACTAATGGGCCGCATTGCCGGTGTTGCGGGAAGTGCTGCCGCGAGGGCGGCCCCGCCCTCCACGCGCAGGACCTGCCGCTCGTCCAGGACGGCACCATCCCACTGGCCGATATCGTCACCCTGCGCGTCGGGGAATGGGTCTTTGACCAGCCTCGGCAGGAGATCGTGCCGCTGACGGCCGAGATGCTCAAGATCAAGGGCCGGGACAGCACCTGGACCTGCCTCTACCTGAGCCCGGAGAGCAATCTCTGCTCCGTGTACGAGGCCCGGCCCGCCGAATGCGAGGCCCTGTTCTGCGAGGACACCGGGCCGCTCCTGGCAATGTACGGCGAGGACCGCCTGTCCCGCGCCGACCTGCTGCCCGAGGGCCATCCCCTGCTCGAACTCATGGCCGAGCACGACCGCCGCTGCCCGCCGCCGCGCATGGAGGACCTGGCCAAGGCGGCCCGCGAGGGTGACCGTGAGGCCGGGGAGGCGCTCAAGGAGATGGTCGTCTACGACATGGAGATGCGCCGCCTGGTGCCGCAAAAAACCGGCATGCCCGCCGAACTGAACGAGTTTCTCTTCGGCAGGCCCCTGCGCGTGCTGCTCGGGGCCATGAACATCAAGGTCTACGACACGGGCGACACGGTCCGCTTCAACTTTCAAGCTTAG
- a CDS encoding aldolase/citrate lyase family protein has product MVPKNRFKEAIAKGEEVQYGLWLSTASPYMAELAAGADYDWLLIDGEHAPNTIQTVLGQLQAVAPYPAHPIVRPLEGDTALLKQVLDVGAQTVLVPMVDTAEDARRVVSALRYPPNGQRGVGASVARASRWGRMADYMAKAEAELCLLVQVESREALGNLDEILAVEGVDGVFVGPADLSASMGHPDDAGHPEVQTAIEDCLKRIRAAGKAAGTLCTDPVAARKCIEWGANFVAVAVDTVSYVEALDAALAPFKPVGGAREKKQGY; this is encoded by the coding sequence ATGGTACCCAAGAACAGATTCAAAGAGGCTATCGCCAAGGGGGAGGAGGTGCAGTACGGCCTGTGGCTGAGCACCGCATCCCCCTACATGGCCGAACTGGCGGCCGGAGCCGATTACGATTGGCTGCTCATCGACGGCGAACACGCCCCGAACACGATCCAGACGGTGCTCGGCCAGTTGCAGGCCGTGGCGCCCTATCCGGCCCATCCCATCGTCCGGCCCCTGGAAGGGGACACGGCCCTGCTCAAGCAGGTCCTGGACGTGGGCGCGCAGACCGTGCTGGTGCCCATGGTGGACACCGCCGAGGACGCCAGACGCGTGGTCTCGGCCCTGCGCTATCCGCCCAACGGCCAGCGCGGGGTCGGGGCGAGCGTCGCCCGGGCGTCCCGCTGGGGCCGTATGGCCGACTACATGGCCAAGGCCGAGGCCGAGCTCTGCCTGCTGGTCCAGGTGGAGAGTCGCGAGGCCCTGGGCAACCTGGACGAGATCCTGGCCGTCGAGGGCGTGGACGGCGTGTTCGTCGGTCCGGCCGACCTGTCCGCCTCCATGGGCCACCCGGACGACGCGGGCCATCCCGAGGTGCAGACCGCCATCGAGGACTGCCTGAAGCGTATCCGCGCGGCGGGCAAGGCCGCCGGGACCCTGTGCACGGACCCGGTCGCGGCCCGCAAGTGCATCGAGTGGGGCGCCAACTTCGTGGCCGTGGCCGTGGACACCGTGTCCTATGTCGAAGCCCTGGACGCGGCCCTGGCTCCCTTCAAGCCGGTCGGCGGCGCCCGGGAAAAGAAGCAGGGCTATTAG
- a CDS encoding Fur family transcriptional regulator — MTQHDTAEAAREFLERTGLEPTLNRILVLSAVAAGQRPMTAAEVHARILREHRINRVTVYRILDLLAEKGAVNRFSTNERVQHYCVGSNHSHFHCTGCGRVQCIANEKLHFDETAVANALNLAVSHVDLHLEGLCPACARAAG; from the coding sequence ATGACACAGCACGACACGGCCGAGGCCGCCCGGGAGTTCCTGGAGCGGACCGGCCTGGAACCGACCCTCAACCGCATCCTGGTCCTGTCCGCCGTGGCCGCCGGGCAACGGCCCATGACCGCCGCCGAGGTCCACGCCCGAATCCTGCGCGAGCACCGCATCAACCGGGTCACGGTCTACCGCATCCTCGACCTGCTGGCCGAAAAGGGCGCGGTCAACCGCTTCAGCACCAATGAGCGCGTTCAGCACTACTGCGTGGGCAGCAACCACAGCCACTTTCACTGCACCGGCTGCGGCCGCGTCCAGTGCATCGCCAACGAAAAACTCCACTTCGACGAAACCGCCGTTGCCAACGCCCTCAACCTGGCCGTCAGCCACGTCGACCTCCATCTCGAAGGCCTCTGCCCCGCCTGCGCCCGCGCAGCAGGGTAG
- a CDS encoding cobyrinate a,c-diamide synthase, translated as MSDSIPRILLAGLSGGTGKTIVSLACARAFTRRGRVVAPFKKGPDYIDAQWLALAAGRTCSNLDPFFHSREIIRSLFFHRSLGADVSLIEGNRGLFDGMDERGSCSSAELARMLDCPVVLAIDCTKMTRTVAAIVQGCAGFEPGLNLAGVILNRTAGERHRDVLRRSMETYCDVPVLGMLPKMKNPIPERHMGLMSDQEYDGSAHLDRLADAAAEWLDLDAILKAAHAAPDFGPRPGPVFPGPPAEKSARIGYVHDAALWFYYPENLEALEHAGAELVRLSLLDGEPWPEIDGLYLGGGFPEVFAEKIAANRPALRYLRSLAESGMPVYAECGGFMVLCDLLEINGESHRMAGVFPLTTSFCPRPQGLGYTEAEVVEDSVFFPRGERVLGHEFHYSMCVSDGAADLRHGLRMIRGQGSALGRDGFLHKNTWAGYNHIHALAVPGWAERFVAAAAARRGGER; from the coding sequence GTGTCCGATTCCATCCCGCGCATACTTCTGGCCGGACTGTCCGGCGGCACCGGCAAGACCATCGTCTCCCTGGCCTGCGCCCGCGCGTTCACGCGCCGGGGGCGGGTGGTGGCCCCGTTCAAGAAGGGCCCTGACTACATCGACGCCCAGTGGCTCGCCCTGGCCGCGGGCCGGACATGCTCCAACCTGGACCCCTTTTTCCATTCCCGCGAGATCATCCGCTCCTTGTTCTTCCACCGCTCCCTGGGTGCGGACGTGAGCCTCATCGAGGGCAACCGGGGGCTGTTCGACGGCATGGACGAGCGGGGCAGCTGCTCCAGCGCCGAGCTGGCCCGCATGCTCGACTGCCCGGTCGTCCTGGCCATCGACTGCACCAAGATGACCCGCACCGTGGCCGCCATCGTCCAGGGATGCGCCGGATTCGAGCCGGGGCTGAATCTGGCCGGGGTCATCCTCAATCGCACCGCGGGCGAGCGGCACCGCGACGTGCTGCGCCGGTCCATGGAGACCTATTGCGACGTGCCTGTGCTGGGCATGCTCCCCAAGATGAAGAACCCCATCCCCGAGCGGCACATGGGGCTCATGTCCGACCAGGAATACGACGGCTCGGCCCACCTGGACCGACTGGCCGACGCGGCCGCCGAGTGGCTGGACCTGGACGCCATCCTCAAGGCCGCGCACGCGGCTCCGGACTTCGGGCCCAGGCCCGGTCCCGTATTTCCCGGCCCCCCGGCTGAAAAGTCGGCGCGCATCGGCTATGTGCACGACGCGGCCCTGTGGTTCTACTACCCCGAGAACCTGGAGGCCCTGGAGCACGCCGGGGCCGAACTGGTCCGCCTGAGCCTGCTCGACGGGGAGCCCTGGCCCGAGATAGACGGGTTGTACCTGGGCGGCGGGTTCCCCGAGGTTTTTGCCGAGAAGATCGCGGCCAACCGGCCCGCGCTGCGCTACCTCCGCTCCCTGGCCGAGTCCGGTATGCCCGTTTACGCCGAATGCGGCGGGTTCATGGTCCTGTGCGACCTGCTCGAGATCAACGGCGAGAGCCACCGCATGGCCGGTGTTTTCCCCCTGACCACGTCGTTCTGCCCCCGTCCGCAGGGGCTGGGCTACACCGAGGCCGAGGTGGTTGAGGACTCGGTCTTCTTCCCCCGGGGCGAGCGCGTCCTGGGCCACGAATTTCACTACTCCATGTGCGTGTCCGACGGCGCGGCCGATCTGCGCCACGGCCTACGCATGATCCGCGGCCAGGGCAGCGCGCTCGGCCGCGACGGCTTCCTGCACAAGAACACCTGGGCCGGATACAACCACATCCACGCCCTGGCCGTGCCCGGCTGGGCCGAGCGGTTCGTGGCCGCGGCCGCCGCCCGCCGGGGTGGGGAGCGGTAA